From Paracoccus aminovorans, one genomic window encodes:
- the selD gene encoding selenide, water dikinase SelD: MNDHPRLTSLAHGGGCGCKLAPSVLRELLAGQPVAQAFPQLLVGTETSDDAAVYQVDENTCVIATTDFFMPMVDDPRAFGRIAATNAISDVYAMGGRPIMALAILGMPIDKLAPEQIREILEGGRDICHQASIPVAGGHSIDAPEPIYGLAVIGLCHPSELRRNADARPGDALILTKGLGVGIYSAAIKKGALDQAGIDEMVASTTTLNKVGTELAKRADVHALTDVTGFGILGHGLEIARGAGLQLHLDQAALPLLSRAAELAEAGFVTGASVRNWAAYGAEVALPEGLADWRRHLLTDPQTSGGLLVAVAPEAADAVLAQIRAAGHPLAAVVGHCAAGEAGISVD, encoded by the coding sequence ATGAACGACCACCCCAGACTGACCTCGCTGGCGCATGGCGGCGGCTGCGGCTGCAAGCTGGCGCCCTCGGTGCTGCGGGAATTGCTGGCGGGACAGCCTGTGGCCCAGGCCTTTCCGCAGCTGCTGGTCGGGACCGAGACCTCGGACGACGCGGCGGTGTATCAGGTGGACGAGAACACCTGCGTCATCGCCACCACCGATTTCTTCATGCCGATGGTGGACGACCCGCGCGCCTTCGGCCGCATCGCCGCGACCAATGCGATTTCCGACGTCTATGCCATGGGCGGACGGCCGATCATGGCGCTGGCGATCCTGGGCATGCCCATCGACAAGCTGGCGCCCGAGCAGATCCGCGAAATCCTCGAGGGCGGGCGCGACATCTGCCATCAGGCCAGCATCCCGGTCGCGGGCGGCCATTCCATCGACGCCCCCGAGCCGATCTATGGCCTGGCCGTGATCGGCCTCTGCCACCCGTCCGAGCTGCGCCGCAATGCCGATGCGCGGCCGGGCGACGCGCTGATCCTGACCAAGGGGCTGGGTGTCGGCATCTATTCCGCCGCGATCAAGAAGGGCGCGCTGGACCAGGCCGGCATCGACGAGATGGTCGCCTCGACCACCACGCTGAACAAGGTCGGCACCGAGCTGGCCAAGCGGGCCGACGTCCATGCCCTGACCGACGTGACCGGCTTCGGCATCCTGGGCCACGGGCTGGAGATCGCCCGCGGCGCCGGGCTGCAGCTGCATCTGGACCAGGCGGCGCTGCCCTTGCTGAGCCGCGCGGCGGAGCTGGCCGAGGCCGGGTTCGTCACCGGCGCCTCGGTGCGGAACTGGGCCGCCTATGGCGCCGAGGTGGCGCTGCCCGAGGGGCTGGCCGATTGGCGCCGGCATCTGCTGACCGACCCGCAGACCTCGGGCGGGCTTCTGGTCGCCGTGGCGCCCGAGGCGGCGGATGCGGTGCTGGCGCAGATTCGTGCCGCCGGTCATCCGCTGGCCGCCGTGGTCGGACATTGCGCGGCGGGCGAGGCCGGGATCTCGGTCGACTGA
- a CDS encoding PaaI family thioesterase — protein MTDSLPAFDQAHSPYSESLGMQIVSATLEEVVIRMPVTHALTNRNGVLHGGAIMSLADHAAGTATYLRLPAGTATTTLESKTNFLRPLRLGDVAEARPKPLHLGRTTMIWQTDVRRGDGKLAAVVIQTQLVLEWKDPA, from the coding sequence ATGACCGACAGCCTGCCTGCCTTTGACCAAGCCCATTCGCCCTATTCCGAATCGCTGGGCATGCAGATCGTCTCGGCCACGCTGGAGGAGGTCGTAATACGCATGCCCGTCACCCATGCGCTGACCAACCGCAACGGCGTGCTGCATGGCGGCGCGATCATGAGCCTGGCGGATCACGCCGCCGGCACCGCGACCTATCTGCGCCTGCCCGCGGGCACCGCCACCACGACGCTGGAAAGCAAGACCAATTTCCTGCGCCCGCTACGGCTGGGCGATGTGGCCGAGGCGCGGCCGAAGCCCTTGCACCTGGGCCGCACCACGATGATCTGGCAAACCGACGTCCGTCGCGGCGACGGCAAGCTGGCCGCGGTGGTGATCCAGACCCAGCTGGTGCTGGAGTGGAAGGATCCCGCCTAG
- a CDS encoding fumarylacetoacetate hydrolase family protein, giving the protein MSAYLFPPPAVAALPVTGQQARFPINRIFCVGRNYAAHAAEMGADVDREAPFYFTKSAAAVMESGGVLAYPPGTRDLHHEIELVVAIGAPAFRLSKARAMEVVWGYGSGLDMTRRDLQARAKAAQRPWDLGKDFEGSAVLSALTPAATFTPRAQRIRLQVNGAARQDARIDEMVWSVPELVADLSHYYHLVPGDLIMTGTPAGVGAVNPGDRLTGSVEGLAPVEVTLGPAD; this is encoded by the coding sequence ATGAGCGCCTATCTGTTTCCCCCGCCCGCCGTTGCCGCGCTGCCCGTCACCGGGCAGCAGGCCCGCTTTCCGATCAACCGCATCTTCTGCGTTGGCCGCAACTATGCCGCCCATGCCGCCGAGATGGGGGCGGATGTGGACCGCGAGGCGCCGTTCTATTTCACCAAATCCGCCGCCGCCGTGATGGAAAGCGGCGGCGTGCTGGCTTATCCGCCCGGCACCCGCGACCTGCATCACGAGATCGAGCTGGTCGTCGCCATCGGCGCCCCCGCCTTCCGCCTGTCCAAGGCGCGGGCGATGGAGGTGGTCTGGGGCTATGGCTCCGGGCTGGACATGACGCGGCGGGACCTGCAGGCGCGGGCCAAGGCGGCGCAGCGGCCCTGGGACCTCGGCAAGGATTTCGAGGGCTCGGCGGTGCTGTCGGCCCTGACCCCGGCGGCCACGTTCACGCCGCGGGCGCAACGCATCCGGCTGCAGGTGAACGGCGCCGCGCGCCAGGACGCCCGCATCGACGAGATGGTCTGGTCGGTGCCGGAGCTGGTCGCCGACCTGTCGCACTACTATCACCTTGTGCCGGGCGACCTGATCATGACCGGCACGCCGGCCGGGGTGGGCGCGGTGAACCCGGGCGACCGTCTGACCGGCAGCGTCGAGGGGCTGGCCCCGGTCGAGGTGACGCTTGGCCCGGCGGACTAG
- a CDS encoding protein-L-isoaspartate O-methyltransferase family protein: protein MIDFAQRRTMMVDTQVRPNDVTSYPVIEAMLTVPREQFVPEARRDVAYAGQNIALGAADRVLLEPRTLGKMMDVLDLQAGDLVLDLGCGYGYSAAVIACIAEAVVAVEEDADMAAEAEARLAAQDVFNVAVVKGPLAEGCPGQAPYDAILVEGAIEEFPDVLAQQLREGGRVVALFREGNLGVVRLGRKLDGRINWRFSFNADAPVLPGFARRRGFVL from the coding sequence ATGATCGATTTCGCGCAGCGACGCACCATGATGGTCGATACTCAGGTCCGTCCGAACGATGTGACCAGCTATCCCGTGATCGAGGCGATGCTGACCGTCCCGCGCGAACAGTTCGTCCCCGAGGCGCGCCGCGACGTGGCCTATGCCGGGCAGAACATCGCGCTCGGCGCGGCCGACCGCGTGCTGCTGGAGCCGCGCACGCTCGGCAAGATGATGGATGTGCTGGACCTGCAGGCCGGCGACCTGGTGCTGGACCTAGGCTGCGGCTACGGCTATTCCGCCGCCGTCATCGCCTGCATCGCCGAGGCCGTCGTCGCCGTCGAAGAGGACGCGGACATGGCCGCCGAGGCCGAGGCCCGGCTGGCGGCGCAGGATGTCTTCAACGTCGCCGTGGTCAAGGGCCCGCTCGCCGAGGGTTGCCCCGGACAGGCCCCCTATGACGCCATTCTGGTCGAAGGCGCCATCGAGGAATTCCCGGATGTCCTGGCGCAGCAGCTGCGCGAGGGCGGCCGCGTCGTCGCCTTGTTCCGCGAAGGCAACCTGGGCGTCGTGCGCCTGGGCCGCAAGCTGGACGGACGGATCAACTGGCGCTTCTCGTTCAATGCCGACGCCCCGGTCCTGCCGGGCTTCGCGCGGCGGCGGGGCTTCGTCTTGTGA
- a CDS encoding TolC family outer membrane protein has product MFRDTLKRLRRPLLAALLAGATALPAGAETLADAMVDAYRHSALLDQNRAVLRAADEDAAAALAALRPVLQWVAEYSYQNIEGFDGNSAGIGLQASMTLYDWGRNAIAIDIAKESVLGTRAALVGVEQDVLLGAVQAYLNVRSATEQVELQSNSVRVIGQEQQAATDRFEVGEITQTDVSQADAALAAARASLASAQGDLQIARENYRAATGKMPGKLAAPPPSPKLPATLETARDIGRRTHPLIRQAQREAAAAELGVAAAAAERNPELTGTAALTKQHSKSQNLFGGASSTTRDSASVSLSLSQTIYSGGRLPAAHRKAMAQRDSVRAALLNVSRQVDQAVGTAWAGIDVARAQIRAIDEQIVAAQQAYDGVREEATLGARTTLDVLDAEQSLLEARANKITAEANLQLAHYQLLSAMGLLTVENLKLGIPTYDPSAYYNAVQNAPFTSRQGESLDRVLRAIGKD; this is encoded by the coding sequence ATGTTTCGCGATACGCTGAAAAGACTGCGGCGGCCGCTGCTGGCGGCGCTGCTGGCAGGTGCGACGGCGCTTCCTGCCGGAGCCGAGACGCTGGCCGATGCCATGGTCGATGCCTATCGGCATTCGGCCCTGCTGGACCAGAACCGCGCCGTGCTGCGCGCCGCCGACGAGGACGCAGCGGCCGCGCTGGCCGCGCTGCGCCCGGTGTTGCAATGGGTCGCCGAATACAGCTACCAGAACATCGAGGGTTTCGACGGCAACAGCGCCGGCATCGGGCTGCAGGCCTCGATGACGCTTTACGACTGGGGCCGCAATGCCATCGCCATCGACATCGCCAAGGAAAGCGTTCTGGGCACCCGCGCCGCGCTGGTCGGCGTGGAACAGGATGTGCTTCTGGGCGCTGTCCAGGCCTATCTGAACGTGCGCAGCGCGACGGAACAGGTTGAATTGCAATCCAATTCCGTTCGGGTGATCGGGCAGGAACAGCAGGCCGCGACCGACCGTTTCGAGGTCGGCGAGATCACCCAGACCGACGTCTCGCAGGCGGATGCCGCGCTGGCCGCCGCGCGTGCCAGCCTGGCCTCGGCCCAGGGCGATCTGCAGATCGCGCGGGAAAACTATCGTGCCGCCACCGGCAAGATGCCGGGCAAGCTGGCGGCGCCCCCGCCTTCGCCCAAACTGCCGGCGACGCTGGAAACCGCCCGCGACATCGGCCGCCGCACGCATCCGCTGATCCGCCAGGCCCAGCGCGAGGCCGCCGCCGCCGAACTGGGCGTTGCCGCCGCCGCGGCCGAGCGCAACCCCGAGCTGACCGGCACCGCCGCGCTGACGAAGCAGCACAGCAAGTCGCAGAACCTTTTCGGTGGGGCGTCGTCCACGACCCGCGACAGCGCCTCGGTCTCGTTGAGCCTGTCGCAGACGATCTATTCCGGCGGCCGGCTGCCCGCCGCGCATCGCAAGGCGATGGCGCAACGTGATTCGGTCCGGGCGGCGCTGCTGAACGTCTCGCGCCAGGTCGACCAGGCCGTGGGCACCGCCTGGGCGGGAATCGACGTGGCCCGGGCGCAGATCCGCGCCATCGACGAGCAGATCGTCGCCGCGCAGCAGGCCTATGACGGGGTTCGCGAAGAGGCGACGCTGGGCGCGCGCACGACTTTGGACGTGCTGGACGCCGAACAATCGCTGTTGGAGGCGCGCGCGAACAAGATTACTGCGGAAGCCAATCTGCAATTAGCACATTATCAACTTTTGTCGGCTATGGGTTTGTTGACGGTGGAAAACCTGAAACTGGGGATACCGACCTATGACCCATCGGCCTATTACAACGCGGTGCAGAACGCACCCTTTACCAGCAGGCAGGGCGAAAGCCTCGACCGCGTATTGCGCGCGATCGGCAAGGACTGA